GGGACGTCGATCTGGAGGTCGCACCCGGCGAGATCCACGCGCTGATCGGGCCCAACGGCTCCGGCAAGTCCACCCTCATCAAGATCCTCGCCGGCTATCACCACGCCGACCCGGGAGCGGTCGCCGAACTGGACGGCGAGCCGTTCGACCTGAGCCAGATCGCCGCCTCCCGGCACGACCGGCTCCGCTTCGTCCACCAGGAGCTGGGGCTGGTGGGCGAGCTGAGCGCCACCGACAACCTCGCGCTCAGCCGCGGCTTCGCCCGTACCGCCTTCGGCAACATCCGCTGGCCGGAGATGGAACGACGCACGACCGCTCTGGTGGAACGGTTCGGCCTGGGCATCGACGTACGCCGCCCCCTGGCCCTGGCCTCCCCCGTCCAGCGCGCGGTGGTGGCCATCGCCGCCGCGCTGCAGGGCTGGGAGGGCCGGCGCGGTGTCCTGGTGCTCGACGAGCCGACCGCCGTGCTGCCGCCCGGTGAGGTCGCCCGGCTCTTCGACATCGTGCGGGAGATCCGCGACGCCGGCGCCGGCGTCCTGTACGTCTCGCACCGGATGGACGAGATCTTCGCGCTCGCCGACCGGGTCACCGTGATCCGCGGCGGGCGACGGATCGCCACCCTCCCCGTCGCCGGCCTCACTCCGCGCTCGCTGGCGGAGCTGATGGCGGGCGAGGAGACGGAGACCGACCACCGGCCGGCTTCCGCCCCCGGGCCCACCGAGGCCGTACTGGAGGTCCGCGACCTGTGGGCAGGCCCTCTGCGCGGAATCGGCTTCGACCTGGCCAAGGGCGAGCGACTGGGCATCACCGGCCTCGTCGGCTCCGGTCACGAGATCGTGCCGTACGCGGTGTGCGGGGCCCACGCGGGGCCGGTGCGCGGCAGGCTGCGGCTGCCGGAACGCACCGAGCGGTGGGCCGACCTGCGCGACGCGGGCCGGCTGGGTCTCCCGCTGGTCCCCGCCGACCGGGCGGGCGAGGGAGTGATCGGCGACTTCTCGGTGGGGGAGAACCTCACCCTTCCCCTCCTCGACCGCCTCCGCGGCCGCGCCGGCCGGCTCCACCGCGGACGGGAGGCCGCTCTCGCCGGGGAGTGGATCGAGCGGGTCGGGGTGCGCACCGCAGGCCGCGGCGCGCGGATCACCACACTGAGCGGCGGCAACCAGCAGAAGGTCGTCATGGCCCGCTGTCTCGCCCAGCGCCCGCCGATGCTGGTGCTGTGCGAACCCACGGCCGGCGTCGACATCGGCACCCGCCTGCAGCTGTACGACCTGATCGAGCGCCAGGCCGACGAGGGCATGGGCGTCATCGTGTCCTCGTCCGACACCCAGGACCTGCTCGCGCTGTGCACCCGCGTCCTGGTGGTGAGGGACGGCCGGATCGTACGGGAGATCGGCGGCCGGGACATCACCGAGCCCGCGCTCGTCCACGCCATGGAAGGAACGGAGTGACATGACATCCACCCCGACACGGGCCGCGGGATTCCGTCCGGCCGCACCACCACCGGGACCGGACAGGTCCGCGCCCGCCCTGGGCGCCTGGGGCCGACGGACGGCGGCGGCCCTGTCGTTCCGGAACATCGGCGCCGTCTACGTGTGGCTGGTCATCGTCGCGCTCTTCTCCGTCTGGGCGCCGGAGACGTTCCCGACGGCCATCACGGTCAAGCAGATCCTGAACGGCAACGCCGTGGCCGGACTGGTCGCCCTCAGCGTCGTACTGCCGCTGGCCGCGCGTGTCTTCGACCTGTCGGTCGCCTTCACCATGTCGCTCACGAGCGTGCTGACCGCCTACTTCATGGTCACCGCGGACCTGGGAGCCGGTGTGGCGATCGCCCTGGCGATGGCGGCCGCGCTGCTGATCGGGGTGGTCAACGGCATCGTGGTGGTGGCGCTGCGGGTCGACTCGTTCATCGCCACCCTGGCCACGGGGGCGCTGATCCAGTCCCTGATCACCATGGTCACGAACGACAGCTCCATCACCGGCGTGCAGCTGCTGGCCGAGCCGTTCTCGAGCATCGCCCAGCTGGACGTCGGCGGCATCACGCTGCCGGTGCTGTATCTGCTGCTCGCCGCGGCGGCCATCTGGTTCCTGCTGGAACACACCGCCACCGGACGCCGGTTGTACGCCACCGGCTTCAACGCCGACGCGGCACGCCTGCAAGGGGTGCGCACCGACCGGCTGCGCTTCCTGACCCTGGTGGCGTCCGCGCTGCTCTCCGGATGCGCCGGGATCGTCTTCGCGTCCTCGGTGGGATCCGGATCGCCGACCGCGGGCACGCCGTACCTGCTGTCGGCCTACGCGGCGGCCTTCGTCGGGGCGACCCAGCTGCGCGCGGGCCGTTTCAACGCCTGGGGCACCGTTCTCGCGGTGCTGCTGCTCGGCACCGGCATCACCGGACTCGGGCTCGCCACCAGCGCGCAGTGGGCCGCGAGTCTGTTCACCGGCTCGGTCCTCATCGTCGCGCTCGTCCTCACGGGTGGGCGAATCGCGCTACCGGCGGTTCTGCGCCGCCGTAAGGCGCCGCCCGCCGACCCTCTGGCCACCCCGGACAAGGAGGTCTGATGATGAAAGCAGTTCAGTACCGGACAGTGGGCGCACCACCCGAGGTGGTCGAGGTTCCGGTACCCGAACCGGGCCCGGGCCAGGTACTGCTGAAGGTGACGGCCGCGGGGCTGTGCCACTCGGACCTGGCCGTCATGGGCTGGCCCGAGGAACAGTTCCCCTATCCGCTGCCGATGACGCTCGGCCACGAGGGTGTCGGCACCGTCGCGGCCCTGGGCAGCGGTGTCACCGAAGTGGCGGAGGGCGACGAGGTGGCGGTGTACGGCCCGTGGGGCTGCGGCCGCTGCCGCACCTGCGCCGAGGGCAGGGAGAACTACTGCCCGCACGCCGCCGGACTCGGCATCCTGCCGCCCGGCCTGGGCTCTCCCGGCGCCCTCGCCGAGTACATGGTCGTGGACTCGCCCCGCCACCTGGTG
The nucleotide sequence above comes from Streptomyces sp. NL15-2K. Encoded proteins:
- a CDS encoding sugar ABC transporter ATP-binding protein, translated to MGAELTRPVLRVAALSKRFGGTQALRDVDLEVAPGEIHALIGPNGSGKSTLIKILAGYHHADPGAVAELDGEPFDLSQIAASRHDRLRFVHQELGLVGELSATDNLALSRGFARTAFGNIRWPEMERRTTALVERFGLGIDVRRPLALASPVQRAVVAIAAALQGWEGRRGVLVLDEPTAVLPPGEVARLFDIVREIRDAGAGVLYVSHRMDEIFALADRVTVIRGGRRIATLPVAGLTPRSLAELMAGEETETDHRPASAPGPTEAVLEVRDLWAGPLRGIGFDLAKGERLGITGLVGSGHEIVPYAVCGAHAGPVRGRLRLPERTERWADLRDAGRLGLPLVPADRAGEGVIGDFSVGENLTLPLLDRLRGRAGRLHRGREAALAGEWIERVGVRTAGRGARITTLSGGNQQKVVMARCLAQRPPMLVLCEPTAGVDIGTRLQLYDLIERQADEGMGVIVSSSDTQDLLALCTRVLVVRDGRIVREIGGRDITEPALVHAMEGTE
- a CDS encoding ABC transporter permease, which gives rise to MTSTPTRAAGFRPAAPPPGPDRSAPALGAWGRRTAAALSFRNIGAVYVWLVIVALFSVWAPETFPTAITVKQILNGNAVAGLVALSVVLPLAARVFDLSVAFTMSLTSVLTAYFMVTADLGAGVAIALAMAAALLIGVVNGIVVVALRVDSFIATLATGALIQSLITMVTNDSSITGVQLLAEPFSSIAQLDVGGITLPVLYLLLAAAAIWFLLEHTATGRRLYATGFNADAARLQGVRTDRLRFLTLVASALLSGCAGIVFASSVGSGSPTAGTPYLLSAYAAAFVGATQLRAGRFNAWGTVLAVLLLGTGITGLGLATSAQWAASLFTGSVLIVALVLTGGRIALPAVLRRRKAPPADPLATPDKEV